Proteins encoded in a region of the Mercenaria mercenaria strain notata chromosome 1, MADL_Memer_1, whole genome shotgun sequence genome:
- the LOC128556810 gene encoding uncharacterized protein LOC128556810 produces the protein MPPEANALCRYGDPFEGGTNAVVKYEAGIGTAQGEADMVVFQEVNKPCIPCTDACSQFDCDSDCKFDGYTLINFTVKDIVIDASYNKALYISVKAVIGSGEEVVSSSNGFYIDLTPPSFDEEVMMYIDVRQGDFTPSDFQGSNDTIKAVWLCNDTKSEIAKYEWAIGTTVGYEDIQPYTSTGTVSTGTNNELEGQLKHNSTYYVSIKCTNMAGLTTIWKDRKGVTVLLEAPDPDTVDADAVGAEHFDKEVYPTTAVKSMDPSACGESWTVSTDPNIRRYDFCVGSSMENQSDIIPCVWVGYNMSGVVEIKYGYLYIDSTPYRKISELRVLSKGIFDYSTANEDDNTFRMESGRTLFLFMRLCNKAEICIDKFVNSLLITDEKSVLFSSESGKSKLFQLKYTQNNRVKRTSSQLFIEMPNGMEEGQSILFNELTEENMTSRYDSVASTTFTSYIVNPQDTFNRTERLLYRR, from the exons ATGCCGCCTGAAGCGAACGCCTTGTGCAGATATGGAGACCCATTTGAAGGCGGCACAAATGCAGTTGTTAAATACGAAGCCGGCATAGGAACTGCTCAAGGTGAAGCGGACATGGTTGTATTTCAAGAG GTGAACAAACCGTGTATACCTTGTACAGATGCTTGTTCACAGTTTGATTGTGACAGTGATTGCAAGTTTGACGGCTACACACTGATAAATTTCACTGTCAAAGACATAGTTATCGATGCTTCTTACAATAAAGCGTTATACATCTCTG tAAAAGCTGTTATTGGATCCGGCGAAGAGGTTGTATCATCATCCAATGGTTTCTATATTGACCTTACACCGCCTTCGTTCGACGAGGAAGTGATGATGTATATAGATGTTCGTCAAGGAGATTTTACGCCCTCTGACTTTCAAGGATCAAATGATACCATAAAAGCAGTTTGGCTTTGTAATGACACCAAGAGTGAAATAGCG AAATATGAATGGGCTATCGGGACAACGGTTGGTTATGAGGATATTCAACCGTATACGTCAACAGGAACTGTTAGCACTGGAACAAACAATGAATTAGAAGGGCAGCTTAAACACAATTCTACGTATTACGTCAGCATAAAATGTACTAACATGGCTGGTTTAACAACTATATGGAAGGACAGAAAAG GTGTAACAGTACTTCTCGAAGCTCCAGATCCCGATACAGTAGACGCCGACGCTGTTGGTGCTGAACACTTTGATAAAGAGGTTTACCCAACGACAGCCGTTAAATCTATGGATCCTAGTGCATGCGGGGAATCTTGGACTGTTAGTACAGATCCGAATATCAGACGTTAcg atttttgtgtTGGAAGTTCAATGGAAAATCAAAGTGATATAATACCATGTGTTTGGGTTGGATATAACATGTCAGGAGTTGTCGAAATCAAATACGGTTATCTTTATATAGACAGCACACCATATCGTAAAATTTCTGAGCTTCGCGTTTTAAGCAAAGGAATTTTCGATTACAGTACGGCAAACGAAGATGATAATACATTTCGTATGGAAAGCGGAAGAACTCTTTTCTTATTTATGCGACTATGCAACAAAGCTGAAATATGCATCGATAAATTTGTAAACTCTTTACTGATAACTGATGAAAAGTCAGTACTCTTCAGCAGTGAATCTGGGAAGAGCAAACTATTTCAGCTAAAATATACACAGAATAACAGAGTGAAACGTACTTCTTCTCAGCTTTTCATCGAAATGCCAAATG GTATGGAAGAAGGTCAGAGTATCTTATTCAATGAGTTGACTGAAGAAAACATGACGTCACGCTACGACTCAGTGGCTTCCACAACATTTACATCTTATATTGTCAACCCACAAGATACTTTTAATAGGACGGAAAGACTCTTATACAGGAGGTAA